The Primulina eburnea isolate SZY01 chromosome 6, ASM2296580v1, whole genome shotgun sequence genome contains a region encoding:
- the LOC140835524 gene encoding uncharacterized protein: protein MAEKEGAIIKIGHEEGLKMAASLLDEFELPSGLLPLADVLEVGFVRATGYMWIQQKKKVEHNFKMIRKLVSYDANITGYVSNKTIKKLKGVKAKELMLWPPVSEITIADPSTGKIHFKSLAGITKTFPTEAFAAEK from the coding sequence ATGGCAGAAAAGGAAGGAGCCATCATCAAAATAGGCCATGAAGAAGGGCTCAAAATGGCTGCATCCCTACTCGACGAATTCGAGCTCCCGTCCGGGCTTCTTCCCTTGGCCGATGTTCTTGAAGTAGGGTTTGTGAGGGCCACGGGGTACATGTGGATCCAGCAGAAGAAGAAAGTTGAGCACAATTTCAAGATGATCAGAAAACTCGTGAGCTACGACGCAAACATCACAGGATACGTGTCGAATAAGACAATCAAGAAGCTCAAAGGAGTGAAGGCTAAGGAGCTGATGCTGTGGCCACCAGTCAGTGAGATCACCATCGCTGATCCTTCAACCGGGAAGATTCACTTCAAGAGTCTTGCTGGTATCACCAAGACTTTCCCGACCGAGGCGTTTGCTGCCGAGAAGTGA
- the LOC140834844 gene encoding heavy metal-associated isoprenylated plant protein 29-like: MSIVEMRVHMDCPGCETRIKKALSKIKGVDNIYVDMEMQKVTVMGWADQKKVLKTVRNTGRVAEIWPYPYNPEYHGYAHKYYFSNNSHDSQAPTKKFYSGYRGGGLEHSIESKPSSTYNYHVHGYNGHEHGYFQQPLSSAFVDEGTRYMFSDDNVHGCSIM, from the exons ATGTCG ATTGTGGAGATGAGAGTGCACATGGATTGTCCAGGATGTGAGACAAGAATAAAAAAAGCTCTATCCAAAATAAAAG GAGTGGACAACATCTATGTAGACATGGAGATGCAAAAGGTGACAGTGATGGGGTGGGCTGACCAGAAAAAAGTCCTGAAAACTGTGAGGAATACAGGTCGGGTCGCAGAGATCTGGCCATATCCCTATAATCCCGAATACCATGGCTATGCCCACAAGTATTATTTCAGTAACAATAGTCATGACAGCCAGGCTCCGACCAAGAAATTCTACTCCGGATACAGAGGTGGAGGCCTTGAACATTCTATTGAATCTAAGCCATCCTCAACATACAACTATCATGTGCACGGTTACAATGGGCACGAGCATGGTTACTTCCAGCAGCCGCTTTCCTCTGCTTTTGTGGATGAGGGAACTAGATACATGTTCAGTGACGATAATGTTCATGGCTGCTCTATTATGTGA
- the LOC140834843 gene encoding protein SCAR1-like isoform X1, protein MPLARAEVRNCYGLGVQELYREANKEDPKEIFDGVTVAGLVGILRQLGDLAEFAAEVFHGLQEEVMVMSSRTHNLRARTKQIESALSPLEKVVLAQRSHLHFAYTTGSNWQAHIQCDQNHFVFSDMPQFIMASYEDCRSPPRLQLLDRFDPGGPGSCLKRYSDPNLFKRESVASGEASDKKVTKDKKRLRIKVVKLQQKKKLWARNGELAQGASFSHHDGRMQVTQLNGGNKTTQIMSDLDDQSSLDLRNGSTYSEGDFHPSHSVQTEEPGSRDSISSPVKRHYVDDEFLDYIFLQEKISDAYDYIQINLSQDQAGCSSPSITWDEKIEAREHDCDGTQNDYHDRNQESFPRKYEVETRGDTSLNFETVGKMDGQPLSETLPTLEPSEVHLDDIESETGCLIDATNTVEFDHQTDCRKRQEIEHFSKLWGKAVDNELEIGKHNSECHSSYSESDGLVNGSMYNDSIGHNPSSTSPKSTSAQYNYDNPMAVKDVYDSMSSVDKALLPAQRAAELSDISSLPGVDSFETVKIDGITNEESVASTSLCSFRYDNSGVPMINRTGSPAHQKPAIKTSYVTPVMFWTNGGLLGLEPSKPPDLNANSGIPQYPASAQDEEINTSSQRYRDIDSKKPNQIEMFKNFETGLDTQSYTFQEHGESGRHFRKPSWKISHADLGIKRGITGYSLSPNNASSTEARTMATGSSLPVNSMFKDAKRGEENSRSSVRISDLGDRLQTTGSNIIPLHGREDDSHPSSYRNSGSFERNQNQSVAYKKISGHAKDFFGCESSILSPSSSPPLGHLKISFKPIDGVETSKLKLKFPDGNINHETSRDFFPSFQLVPEITIIRQNIDSDSDDTFCRSSSSLSDDCLHHQSESNSGQWESGQLHCGKDLDLYDDLYRISLTQSAATDQGNGRSRGEIHYGLQFPCLEYGEQNSGSSFDFRSSESQSEFTKEPRNYADSKHVVRPQGTPTPTTPPPVQWRGMESHLDDEEGKRETFIKGSYFDFDLNFSASTTCQQPKPTPFTQYQDIESAKMQESKQSELQTSNRQREANQLKGTDEKQDFLQQIRSKSLNLRPTVIGKSKYGDPTSNVHVSAILRKVNAIRQVVGSDDGEGESNWSDA, encoded by the exons ATGCCGTTGGCGAGAGCTGAGGTGAGGAATTGTTATGGACTCGGAGTACAGGAGCTGTACAGGGAGGCGAACAAGGAAGACCCGAAGGAGATTTTTGATGGGGTCACGGTGGCTGGTCTCGTCGGCATCTTACGTCAGCTCGGGGATCTCGCCGA ATTTGCTGCGGAAGTTTTTCATGGGTTGCAGGAAGAAGTGATGGTTATGTCTTCTAGAACCCATAATTTGAGAGCCCGCACGAAACAAATTGAATCCGCACTTTCTCCACTTGAGAAGGTTGTTCTTGCACAGAGGAGCCACTTGCATTTTGCTTATACAACCG GTTCTAACTGGCAAGCTCATATCCAGTGTGACCAAAATCATTTTGTGTTCAGTGATATGCCTCAATTTATCATGGCTTCTTACGAAGACTGTCGCAGCCCTCCCCGATTACAATTGCTTGACAG GTTTGACCCTGGTGGCCCTGGATCATGCCTGAAAAGGTATTCAGATCCAAATTTATTTAAGAGAGAATCGGTGGCATCTGGTGAAGCAAGCGACAAGAAAGTCACAAAAGATAAGAAACGTCTCAGAATTAAG GTTGTGAAACTTCAACAGAAAAAAAAGTTGTGGGCCAGGAATGGAGAACTAGCTCAAGGGGCATCGTTTTCCCATCACGATGGCAG AATGCAGGTCACTCAACTCAATGGTGGTAATAAAACTACTCAAATAATGTCCGATTTGGATGATCAATCAAGTCTAGACCTGAGAAATGGGTCAACTTACAGTGAGGGTGATTTCCATCCAAGTCACTCCGTGCAAACGGAAGAACCAGGATCACGAGATTCCATTTCTTCTCCTGTAAAGAGGCACTACGTTGATGATGAATTCTTAGACTACATTTTCCTCCAGGAAAAAATTAGTGATGCTTATGATTATATTCAGATCAATCTGTCACAAGACCAAGCAGGCTGTAGTTCACCTTCTATTACTTGGGACGAAAAGATAGAAGCACGAGAGCATGATTGTGATGGGACACAGAATGATTACCATGATAGAAATCAAGAATCATTTCCCCGAAAGTATGAAGTCGAAACTCGGGGTGACACCTCTTTAAATTTTGAAACTGTTGGAAAAATGGATGGTCAGCCTTTAAGTGAGACTCTGCCAACATTGGAGCCCAGTGAGGTCCACCTTGATGATATTGAAAGTGAAACAGGTTGTTTAATTGATGCAACGAACACCGTTGAATTTGATCATCAAACAGATTGCAGGAAAAGACAAGAAATAGAACATTTTTCCAAGTTGTGGGGGAAAGCAGTAGACAATGAACTGGAAATAGGAAAACATAATTCGGAATGCCATTCATCCTATTCTGAATCCGATGGTCTGGTCAATGGTTCAATGTACAATGATAGTATTGGGCATAACCCCAGTTCAACGTCTCCAAAATCCACCTCTGCGCAATACAATTATGACAATCCAATGGCAGTCAAAGATGTATATGATTCAATGTCTTCAGTGGACAAGGCTTTATTGCCAGCTCAAAGGGCTGCAGAGTTGTCAGACATAAGCAGTCTGCCGGGTGTTGATTCTTTTGAGACTGTTAAAATTGATGGCATAACAAATGAAGAATCTGTTGCTAGCACTTCACTTTGCTCTTTCAGGTATGACAACTCTGGTGTACCAATGATCAATCGTACAGGCAGTCCTGCGCATCAGAAACCTGCAATAAAAACTTCATATGTTACTCCCGTCATGTTCTGGACTAATGGTGGCTTGTTAGGACTCGAACCTTCAAAACCACCAGATCTCAATGCAAACAGTGGTATTCCTCAATATCCTGCGTCTGCCCAAGATGAAGAAATTAATACATCTAGTCAGCGTTACAGGGATATAGATTCAAAGAAACCAAATCAAATAGAGATGttcaaaaattttgaaactgGCCTTGATACTCAAAGCTATACGTTTCAGGAACACGGAGAAAGTGGCAGACATTTTAGAAAACCATCTTGGAAAATCTCACATGCTGATTTAGGAATCAAGCGTGGAATAACTGGCTATTCACTCTCTCCTAATAATGCTAGCTCTACCGAAGCAAGGACAATGGCAACTGGAAGTTCTCTTCCTGTTAATTCAATGTTCAAAGATGCCAAAAGGGGTGAAGAAAATAGCAGGAGCTCAGTTCGAATATCTGACCTCGGCGATAGATTGCAAACTACTGGATCTAACATAATACCGCTACATGGCAGAGAAGATGACTCCCACCCTTCCAGCTACCGAAATTCCGGATCTTTTGAGCGGAACCAAAATCAAAGTGTtgcatataaaaaaatttctggACATGCTAAAGATTTTTTTGGCTGTGAATCATCTATACTGTCACCTTCTTCATCTCCTCCGCTTGGGCAtctgaaaatatcatttaaGCCAATAGATGGTGTTGAGACTTCCAAGCTAAAACTAAAATTTCCTGACGGAAATATTAATCATGAAACCAGCAGAGATTTCTTTCCTTCTTTTCAGCTGGTCCCAGAGATAACCATTATACGGCAGAACATTGACTCAGACTCAGATGACACATTCTGTAGATCATCTTCTTCTTTGTCAGACGATTGTCTTCATCATCAATCTGAATCAAATTCCGGGCAGTGGGAATCTGGCCAATTACATTGTGGGAAGGACCTTGACTTGTATGATGACCTTTACAGAATCTCCTTGACACAATCTGCTGCAACAGATCAGGGAAATGGTAGAAGCCGTGGAGAGATCCACTATGGACTTCAGTTTCCTTGTCTTGAATACGGTGAACAAAATTCTGGCAGTTCGTTTGATTTTCGAAGTTCAGAATCTCAAAGTGAATTCACCAAGGAACCAAGGAACTATGCCGATTCGAAGCATGTTGTCAGGCCACAGGGTACACCTACTCCCACTACTCCACCTCCAGTGCAATGGCGGGGTATGGAGTCCCATCTTGATGATGAAGAAGGCAAGAGAGAAACATTTATCAAAGGATCATATTTTGACTTTGATCTCAACTTTTCGGCATCGACAACTTGTCAACAACCTAAGCCCACCCCCTTCACTCAATATCAAGATATTGAGAGTGCAAAAATGCAAGAAAGCAAG CAATCAGAGTTGCAGACATCCAATCGACAAAGAGAAGCTAATCAGCTCAAAGGCACAGATGAAAAGCAAGATTTTTTGCAGCAAATTCGATCCAAA TCATTGAATCTGAGACCAACTGTAATTGGTAAATCAAAATATGGGGATCCCACATCTAATGTCCACGTGTCAGCCATTCTTCGGAAGGTGAATGCAATTCGCCAG GTTGTTGGTAGTGATGATGGGGAAGGTGAAAGTAACTGGAGTGATGCTTGA
- the LOC140834843 gene encoding protein SCAR1-like isoform X2 — protein sequence MPLARAEVRNCYGLGVQELYREANKEDPKEIFDGVTVAGLVGILRQLGDLAEFAAEVFHGLQEEVMVMSSRTHNLRARTKQIESALSPLEKVVLAQRSHLHFAYTTGSNWQAHIQCDQNHFVFSDMPQFIMASYEDCRSPPRLQLLDRFDPGGPGSCLKRYSDPNLFKRESVASGEASDKKVTKDKKRLRIKKKKLWARNGELAQGASFSHHDGRMQVTQLNGGNKTTQIMSDLDDQSSLDLRNGSTYSEGDFHPSHSVQTEEPGSRDSISSPVKRHYVDDEFLDYIFLQEKISDAYDYIQINLSQDQAGCSSPSITWDEKIEAREHDCDGTQNDYHDRNQESFPRKYEVETRGDTSLNFETVGKMDGQPLSETLPTLEPSEVHLDDIESETGCLIDATNTVEFDHQTDCRKRQEIEHFSKLWGKAVDNELEIGKHNSECHSSYSESDGLVNGSMYNDSIGHNPSSTSPKSTSAQYNYDNPMAVKDVYDSMSSVDKALLPAQRAAELSDISSLPGVDSFETVKIDGITNEESVASTSLCSFRYDNSGVPMINRTGSPAHQKPAIKTSYVTPVMFWTNGGLLGLEPSKPPDLNANSGIPQYPASAQDEEINTSSQRYRDIDSKKPNQIEMFKNFETGLDTQSYTFQEHGESGRHFRKPSWKISHADLGIKRGITGYSLSPNNASSTEARTMATGSSLPVNSMFKDAKRGEENSRSSVRISDLGDRLQTTGSNIIPLHGREDDSHPSSYRNSGSFERNQNQSVAYKKISGHAKDFFGCESSILSPSSSPPLGHLKISFKPIDGVETSKLKLKFPDGNINHETSRDFFPSFQLVPEITIIRQNIDSDSDDTFCRSSSSLSDDCLHHQSESNSGQWESGQLHCGKDLDLYDDLYRISLTQSAATDQGNGRSRGEIHYGLQFPCLEYGEQNSGSSFDFRSSESQSEFTKEPRNYADSKHVVRPQGTPTPTTPPPVQWRGMESHLDDEEGKRETFIKGSYFDFDLNFSASTTCQQPKPTPFTQYQDIESAKMQESKQSELQTSNRQREANQLKGTDEKQDFLQQIRSKSLNLRPTVIGKSKYGDPTSNVHVSAILRKVNAIRQVVGSDDGEGESNWSDA from the exons ATGCCGTTGGCGAGAGCTGAGGTGAGGAATTGTTATGGACTCGGAGTACAGGAGCTGTACAGGGAGGCGAACAAGGAAGACCCGAAGGAGATTTTTGATGGGGTCACGGTGGCTGGTCTCGTCGGCATCTTACGTCAGCTCGGGGATCTCGCCGA ATTTGCTGCGGAAGTTTTTCATGGGTTGCAGGAAGAAGTGATGGTTATGTCTTCTAGAACCCATAATTTGAGAGCCCGCACGAAACAAATTGAATCCGCACTTTCTCCACTTGAGAAGGTTGTTCTTGCACAGAGGAGCCACTTGCATTTTGCTTATACAACCG GTTCTAACTGGCAAGCTCATATCCAGTGTGACCAAAATCATTTTGTGTTCAGTGATATGCCTCAATTTATCATGGCTTCTTACGAAGACTGTCGCAGCCCTCCCCGATTACAATTGCTTGACAG GTTTGACCCTGGTGGCCCTGGATCATGCCTGAAAAGGTATTCAGATCCAAATTTATTTAAGAGAGAATCGGTGGCATCTGGTGAAGCAAGCGACAAGAAAGTCACAAAAGATAAGAAACGTCTCAGAATTAAG AAAAAAAAGTTGTGGGCCAGGAATGGAGAACTAGCTCAAGGGGCATCGTTTTCCCATCACGATGGCAG AATGCAGGTCACTCAACTCAATGGTGGTAATAAAACTACTCAAATAATGTCCGATTTGGATGATCAATCAAGTCTAGACCTGAGAAATGGGTCAACTTACAGTGAGGGTGATTTCCATCCAAGTCACTCCGTGCAAACGGAAGAACCAGGATCACGAGATTCCATTTCTTCTCCTGTAAAGAGGCACTACGTTGATGATGAATTCTTAGACTACATTTTCCTCCAGGAAAAAATTAGTGATGCTTATGATTATATTCAGATCAATCTGTCACAAGACCAAGCAGGCTGTAGTTCACCTTCTATTACTTGGGACGAAAAGATAGAAGCACGAGAGCATGATTGTGATGGGACACAGAATGATTACCATGATAGAAATCAAGAATCATTTCCCCGAAAGTATGAAGTCGAAACTCGGGGTGACACCTCTTTAAATTTTGAAACTGTTGGAAAAATGGATGGTCAGCCTTTAAGTGAGACTCTGCCAACATTGGAGCCCAGTGAGGTCCACCTTGATGATATTGAAAGTGAAACAGGTTGTTTAATTGATGCAACGAACACCGTTGAATTTGATCATCAAACAGATTGCAGGAAAAGACAAGAAATAGAACATTTTTCCAAGTTGTGGGGGAAAGCAGTAGACAATGAACTGGAAATAGGAAAACATAATTCGGAATGCCATTCATCCTATTCTGAATCCGATGGTCTGGTCAATGGTTCAATGTACAATGATAGTATTGGGCATAACCCCAGTTCAACGTCTCCAAAATCCACCTCTGCGCAATACAATTATGACAATCCAATGGCAGTCAAAGATGTATATGATTCAATGTCTTCAGTGGACAAGGCTTTATTGCCAGCTCAAAGGGCTGCAGAGTTGTCAGACATAAGCAGTCTGCCGGGTGTTGATTCTTTTGAGACTGTTAAAATTGATGGCATAACAAATGAAGAATCTGTTGCTAGCACTTCACTTTGCTCTTTCAGGTATGACAACTCTGGTGTACCAATGATCAATCGTACAGGCAGTCCTGCGCATCAGAAACCTGCAATAAAAACTTCATATGTTACTCCCGTCATGTTCTGGACTAATGGTGGCTTGTTAGGACTCGAACCTTCAAAACCACCAGATCTCAATGCAAACAGTGGTATTCCTCAATATCCTGCGTCTGCCCAAGATGAAGAAATTAATACATCTAGTCAGCGTTACAGGGATATAGATTCAAAGAAACCAAATCAAATAGAGATGttcaaaaattttgaaactgGCCTTGATACTCAAAGCTATACGTTTCAGGAACACGGAGAAAGTGGCAGACATTTTAGAAAACCATCTTGGAAAATCTCACATGCTGATTTAGGAATCAAGCGTGGAATAACTGGCTATTCACTCTCTCCTAATAATGCTAGCTCTACCGAAGCAAGGACAATGGCAACTGGAAGTTCTCTTCCTGTTAATTCAATGTTCAAAGATGCCAAAAGGGGTGAAGAAAATAGCAGGAGCTCAGTTCGAATATCTGACCTCGGCGATAGATTGCAAACTACTGGATCTAACATAATACCGCTACATGGCAGAGAAGATGACTCCCACCCTTCCAGCTACCGAAATTCCGGATCTTTTGAGCGGAACCAAAATCAAAGTGTtgcatataaaaaaatttctggACATGCTAAAGATTTTTTTGGCTGTGAATCATCTATACTGTCACCTTCTTCATCTCCTCCGCTTGGGCAtctgaaaatatcatttaaGCCAATAGATGGTGTTGAGACTTCCAAGCTAAAACTAAAATTTCCTGACGGAAATATTAATCATGAAACCAGCAGAGATTTCTTTCCTTCTTTTCAGCTGGTCCCAGAGATAACCATTATACGGCAGAACATTGACTCAGACTCAGATGACACATTCTGTAGATCATCTTCTTCTTTGTCAGACGATTGTCTTCATCATCAATCTGAATCAAATTCCGGGCAGTGGGAATCTGGCCAATTACATTGTGGGAAGGACCTTGACTTGTATGATGACCTTTACAGAATCTCCTTGACACAATCTGCTGCAACAGATCAGGGAAATGGTAGAAGCCGTGGAGAGATCCACTATGGACTTCAGTTTCCTTGTCTTGAATACGGTGAACAAAATTCTGGCAGTTCGTTTGATTTTCGAAGTTCAGAATCTCAAAGTGAATTCACCAAGGAACCAAGGAACTATGCCGATTCGAAGCATGTTGTCAGGCCACAGGGTACACCTACTCCCACTACTCCACCTCCAGTGCAATGGCGGGGTATGGAGTCCCATCTTGATGATGAAGAAGGCAAGAGAGAAACATTTATCAAAGGATCATATTTTGACTTTGATCTCAACTTTTCGGCATCGACAACTTGTCAACAACCTAAGCCCACCCCCTTCACTCAATATCAAGATATTGAGAGTGCAAAAATGCAAGAAAGCAAG CAATCAGAGTTGCAGACATCCAATCGACAAAGAGAAGCTAATCAGCTCAAAGGCACAGATGAAAAGCAAGATTTTTTGCAGCAAATTCGATCCAAA TCATTGAATCTGAGACCAACTGTAATTGGTAAATCAAAATATGGGGATCCCACATCTAATGTCCACGTGTCAGCCATTCTTCGGAAGGTGAATGCAATTCGCCAG GTTGTTGGTAGTGATGATGGGGAAGGTGAAAGTAACTGGAGTGATGCTTGA
- the LOC140833582 gene encoding protein LIGHT-DEPENDENT SHORT HYPOCOTYLS 10-like, whose product MNPSATTMFSDSKEASASNPPPPQARPPQLSRYESQKRRDWNTFGQYLKNQRPSVPLSQCNCNHVLEFLRYLDQFGKTKVHLHGCMFFGKPDPPAPCICPLRQAWGSLDALIGRLRAAYEEHGGSQETNPFGNGSIRVYLREVKESQVKARGIPYKKKKKNKINNKKKAHQESEAAPSN is encoded by the coding sequence ATGAATCCTTCTGCAACAACGATGTTCAGCGACTCCAAAGAAGCCTCCGCCAGTAATCCACCACCCCCACAAGCACGTCCACCGCAGCTTAGCCGTTACGAATCCCAGAAGAGAAGAGACTGGAACACTTTTGGTCAGTACTTGAAGAACCAGAGACCTTCGGTTCCACTCTCACAGTGTAACTGTAACCATGTTCTGGAATTTCTCCGATACCTAGACCAGTTCGGCAAAACTAAGGTTCATTTGCATGGGTGTATGTTCTTCGGGAAGCCCGATCCTCCGGCGCCGTGCATCTGCCCCTTGAGGCAGGCTTGGGGAAGCCTAGATGCTCTGATTGGACGGCTCAGAGCAGCTTATGAAGAGCACGGCGGATCACAAGAGACTAACCCGTTCGGAAACGGGTCGATCCGGGTTTATTTGCGTGAAGTGAAAGAGAGTCAAGTTAAGGCTAGAGGGATTCCAtacaagaagaagaagaagaacaaaataaataataaaaaaaaggcCCATCAGGAATCCGAAGCTGCCCCTTCGAATTAA